A portion of the Pseudomonas protegens CHA0 genome contains these proteins:
- a CDS encoding MaoC family dehydratase N-terminal domain-containing protein, whose product MSATDPSAWIGRSQRIDDHLSHNLLARIAATFGQPAPAPGEALPPLWHWCFFQQPQPASALGGDGHPARGGFLPPAANRNRMWAGGRLAFHRPLRAGAEASCTSTILQVEEKAGRTGKLLFVTLCHEYFQDGQLALREEQDIVYREASPPKMSSGELLPEGDWREPVEPTPTLLFRYSAVTFNGHRIHYDYPYVTATEGYPGLVVHGPLIATLSLGAFCRAHPEARLRHFAYRGLRPLIAPQPFEVGGRISAPGHAELWAGDGSGLAQRGEVQFD is encoded by the coding sequence ATGAGTGCCACCGACCCCAGCGCCTGGATCGGCCGCAGCCAGCGGATCGACGACCACCTCAGCCATAACCTGCTGGCCCGCATCGCCGCCACGTTCGGCCAGCCCGCCCCGGCCCCGGGCGAGGCCCTGCCGCCGTTGTGGCACTGGTGTTTCTTCCAGCAGCCACAGCCGGCCTCGGCCCTGGGCGGCGACGGGCACCCGGCGCGGGGCGGTTTCCTGCCGCCGGCGGCCAACCGCAACCGCATGTGGGCCGGTGGCCGCCTGGCGTTTCACCGGCCGCTGCGGGCCGGCGCAGAGGCCAGTTGCACCAGTACCATCCTCCAGGTCGAGGAAAAGGCCGGGCGCACCGGCAAGCTGCTGTTCGTCACCCTGTGCCACGAATATTTTCAGGACGGCCAACTGGCGCTGCGCGAAGAACAGGACATCGTCTACCGCGAAGCGTCCCCGCCGAAAATGAGCAGTGGCGAGCTGCTGCCCGAAGGCGACTGGCGCGAGCCGGTGGAGCCCACGCCGACCCTGCTGTTTCGCTACAGCGCGGTGACCTTCAACGGCCATCGCATCCACTACGACTATCCCTACGTCACCGCCACCGAGGGCTACCCGGGGCTGGTGGTGCACGGCCCGCTGATCGCCACCCTGAGCCTGGGGGCCTTCTGCCGGGCCCACCCCGAGGCGCGCCTGCGCCATTTCGCCTACCGCGGCCTGCGGCCCTTGATTGCCCCGCAGCCTTTCGAGGTCGGCGGGCGCATCAGCGCCCCTGGCCACGCCGAACTGTGGGCCGGCGACGGCTCCGGGCTGGCCCAGCGCGGCGAAGTGCAGTTCGACTGA
- a CDS encoding HpcH/HpaI aldolase/citrate lyase family protein, with translation MSNPIVRSALFVPGSRPERFAKALACGADAVIVDFEDAVEEPLKVQAREHLGRFLLAQPQVRAWVRINAPEHPQHLADLAFCQAHAGVVGILLPKVESAAQVAQVAASGRLVWPIIESARGLLALGEIASAPGVQRLSFGGLDLALDLNLSSGSAAAQFALDQARLALILHSRAAGLQAPLDGVFPGIADSQGLVASVRHAYAMGFAGALCIHPAQVPVIHQALAPSAEELAWAQRVVEGGREGAGAYQVDGQMVDAPVLLRAQRLLAMA, from the coding sequence ATGTCCAACCCCATTGTCCGCTCCGCGCTGTTCGTCCCCGGCAGCCGCCCCGAGCGTTTCGCCAAGGCCCTGGCCTGTGGCGCCGATGCGGTGATCGTCGATTTCGAGGACGCCGTCGAGGAACCCCTCAAGGTGCAGGCGCGAGAGCACCTGGGGCGCTTCCTGCTGGCGCAGCCCCAGGTGCGGGCCTGGGTACGAATCAACGCACCCGAGCACCCCCAGCACCTGGCCGACCTGGCGTTCTGCCAGGCCCATGCCGGTGTGGTGGGCATTCTCCTGCCGAAAGTCGAGAGCGCAGCCCAAGTGGCGCAGGTGGCCGCCAGCGGCCGCCTGGTCTGGCCGATCATCGAAAGTGCCCGGGGCTTGCTGGCCCTGGGCGAGATCGCCAGCGCCCCCGGGGTCCAGCGCCTGTCGTTCGGCGGCCTGGACCTGGCCCTGGACCTCAACCTCAGCAGCGGCTCGGCGGCGGCCCAGTTCGCCCTGGACCAGGCGCGGCTGGCGCTGATCCTGCACTCCCGGGCGGCGGGGCTGCAGGCGCCGCTGGACGGGGTGTTTCCCGGCATCGCCGACAGCCAGGGCCTGGTCGCCTCGGTCCGCCACGCCTACGCCATGGGCTTTGCCGGTGCGCTGTGCATCCACCCGGCCCAGGTGCCGGTGATCCACCAGGCCCTGGCGCCCAGCGCCGAGGAGTTGGCCTGGGCCCAACGGGTGGTGGAAGGCGGGCGCGAGGGTGCCGGGGCCTACCAGGTGGATGGGCAGATGGTCGATGCCCCGGTGCTGCTGCGGGCCCAGCGCTTGCTGGCGATGGCCTGA
- a CDS encoding CaiB/BaiF CoA transferase family protein: MTDNTAQPRPLDGITVVSLEHAIAAPFCTRQLADLGARVIKVERPGSGDFARGYDQRVKGLASHFVWTNRSKESLSLDLKQPEAEGLLDSLLAGADVLVQNLAPGAAARMGLSFEALHERFPRLIVCDISGYGEGGPYERKKAYDLLIQSEGGFVSVTGGPEPEQMAKAGCSIADIAAGMYAYSGILSALLLRGRTGLGSRIDISMLESLVEWMGYPLYYAFEGAEPPPRAGAAHSTIYPYGPFPAGDGGTVMLGLQNEREWAAFCDKVLELPELATDERFGANFKRSANREALRQIIVERFARLSVAQVIERLEQAQIANARVNDMQGVWQHPQLAARDAWRQVDSPAGRLPALLPPARNSAYAPRMDAVPALGQHSAAILAELGLSPQGIEQLQARGVI, translated from the coding sequence ATGACTGACAACACAGCACAGCCACGGCCCCTGGACGGCATCACCGTGGTCAGCCTGGAACACGCCATTGCCGCGCCGTTCTGCACCCGCCAGCTGGCGGACCTGGGCGCCCGGGTGATCAAGGTCGAGCGCCCCGGCAGCGGCGATTTCGCCCGGGGCTACGACCAGCGGGTCAAGGGCCTGGCCTCGCACTTCGTGTGGACCAACCGCTCCAAGGAAAGCCTGAGCCTGGACCTCAAGCAGCCCGAAGCCGAGGGCCTGCTGGACAGCCTGCTGGCCGGGGCCGACGTGCTGGTGCAGAACCTGGCACCGGGGGCGGCGGCGCGCATGGGGCTGTCGTTCGAGGCGCTGCATGAGCGCTTTCCACGGCTGATCGTCTGCGATATTTCCGGCTACGGCGAAGGCGGCCCCTATGAGCGGAAAAAGGCCTACGACCTGCTGATCCAGAGCGAAGGCGGCTTTGTATCGGTGACCGGCGGCCCCGAACCGGAGCAGATGGCCAAGGCCGGTTGCTCGATCGCCGACATTGCCGCCGGCATGTACGCCTACAGCGGCATTCTTTCGGCCTTGCTGCTGCGTGGGCGCACCGGCCTGGGCAGCCGCATCGACATCAGCATGCTGGAAAGCCTGGTGGAGTGGATGGGCTACCCCCTGTACTACGCCTTCGAAGGCGCCGAACCGCCACCCCGGGCCGGTGCGGCCCATTCCACCATCTACCCCTACGGGCCGTTTCCCGCGGGTGACGGCGGCACGGTGATGCTCGGCCTGCAGAACGAACGGGAATGGGCGGCCTTCTGCGACAAGGTGCTGGAGCTGCCCGAACTGGCCACGGACGAGCGCTTTGGCGCCAACTTCAAGCGTTCGGCCAACCGCGAGGCGCTGCGCCAGATCATCGTCGAGCGCTTTGCCCGGCTCAGCGTCGCCCAGGTGATCGAACGGCTGGAGCAGGCGCAGATCGCCAACGCCCGGGTCAACGACATGCAGGGCGTGTGGCAGCACCCGCAATTGGCGGCCCGGGACGCCTGGCGCCAGGTGGACAGCCCGGCGGGCCGCCTGCCGGCGCTGTTGCCACCGGCGCGCAACAGCGCCTATGCGCCGCGCATGGACGCAGTCCCGGCGCTGGGCCAGCACAGCGCAGCGATACTCGCCGAGCTGGGCCTGAGCCCGCAAGGCATCGAGCAACTGCAGGCCCGCGGTGTCATCTGA
- a CDS encoding HD domain-containing protein, with translation MSSLERAIALAAQAHAGQVDKGGAPYILHPLRVMLRLTHPEARIVAVLHDVLEDCPITPEQLRGEGFSEEVLAALLALTKVAGEDYPAFIRRAGANPLARQVKLADLAENSDLSRIPEPGAEDLRRLKKYRQATDYLNSLARD, from the coding sequence ATGAGCAGCCTGGAGCGGGCCATCGCGCTGGCCGCCCAGGCCCATGCCGGGCAAGTCGACAAGGGCGGTGCGCCCTACATCCTGCATCCCTTGCGCGTGATGCTGCGCCTGACACACCCCGAGGCGCGGATTGTCGCGGTGCTGCACGATGTCCTGGAAGACTGCCCCATCACCCCGGAGCAGTTGCGGGGCGAGGGCTTCAGCGAAGAGGTGCTGGCGGCGCTGCTGGCGCTGACCAAGGTTGCAGGCGAGGACTACCCGGCGTTCATTCGCCGCGCAGGCGCGAACCCCCTGGCGCGGCAAGTGAAGCTGGCGGATCTGGCGGAAAACAGCGACCTGTCGCGCATCCCCGAACCGGGTGCCGAAGACCTGCGGCGCCTGAAGAAGTACCGCCAGGCCACGGACTACCTGAACTCACTGGCGCGCGACTGA
- a CDS encoding MmgE/PrpD family protein, with amino-acid sequence MSHTHDLAGFLAGLRYADLPESVLLRTQELFLDWLGSALAAQGAHPIPLFEAYARHMGPASGPARILVNGAGSSAYFAALVNAASSHLVEQDDLHNSSVLHPATVVFPAALAAAQDLGKSGRELLLAAVAGYEAGIRIGEFMGRSHYRIFHTTATVGTLAAAVAVGKLMEFDSEQFINLLGSAGTQAAGLWEFLRDAADSKQLHTAKAAADGLLAAYLTRDGLSGARNILEGEQGMAAGMSRDAEPALLSARLGSRWALLETSFKFHASCRHTHPAADALLEVMQREGLEHGQIARVLTRVHQGAIDVLGRVQVPQTVHQAKFSMGTVLGLIAVHGKAGLPEFQRHGLNDPRVAAFRDKVGMQLDPEVDAAYPARWLGRVEVQCVDGRTLHGAIDEPKGDPGNGLSRAELEDKFQRLLQFSGARTPEQGNALIRRVWALRDAADLNSLL; translated from the coding sequence ATGAGCCATACCCACGATCTGGCCGGGTTCCTCGCCGGCCTGCGCTACGCCGACCTGCCGGAAAGCGTCCTGCTGCGCACCCAAGAGCTGTTCCTCGACTGGCTGGGCTCGGCCCTGGCGGCCCAGGGCGCGCACCCGATCCCCTTGTTCGAGGCCTATGCCCGGCACATGGGCCCGGCCAGTGGCCCGGCGCGCATCCTGGTCAATGGGGCCGGCAGCTCGGCGTATTTCGCCGCCCTGGTCAACGCCGCCTCCTCGCACCTGGTGGAGCAGGACGACCTGCACAACAGCTCCGTGCTGCACCCGGCCACCGTGGTGTTCCCGGCGGCGCTGGCGGCGGCCCAGGACCTGGGCAAGTCCGGCCGCGAGCTGCTGCTGGCGGCGGTGGCCGGTTATGAGGCAGGGATCCGCATCGGCGAATTCATGGGCCGTTCCCACTACCGGATCTTCCACACCACGGCCACCGTCGGCACCCTGGCCGCTGCGGTGGCGGTGGGCAAGCTGATGGAATTCGACAGCGAGCAGTTCATCAACCTGCTGGGCAGCGCCGGGACCCAGGCCGCCGGGCTCTGGGAGTTTCTGCGCGACGCCGCCGACTCCAAGCAATTGCACACCGCCAAGGCCGCCGCCGATGGCCTGCTGGCCGCCTACCTGACCCGGGACGGCCTGAGCGGCGCGCGCAATATCCTCGAGGGCGAGCAGGGCATGGCGGCCGGCATGTCCCGGGATGCCGAACCGGCACTGCTCAGTGCCCGCCTGGGCAGCCGCTGGGCGCTGCTGGAAACCTCGTTCAAGTTCCACGCCTCGTGCCGCCACACCCATCCCGCCGCCGATGCCTTGCTTGAGGTGATGCAGCGCGAAGGCCTGGAACACGGGCAGATTGCCCGGGTGCTGACCCGGGTGCACCAGGGCGCCATCGATGTGCTGGGCCGGGTCCAGGTGCCGCAGACCGTGCACCAGGCCAAGTTCTCCATGGGCACCGTGCTCGGCCTGATCGCCGTGCACGGCAAGGCCGGGTTGCCGGAGTTCCAGCGCCATGGGCTGAACGACCCCCGGGTCGCGGCGTTTCGCGACAAGGTCGGCATGCAGCTGGACCCTGAAGTCGATGCGGCCTATCCAGCGCGCTGGCTGGGCCGGGTCGAGGTGCAGTGCGTGGACGGCCGCACCCTGCACGGCGCCATCGATGAGCCCAAGGGTGACCCGGGCAATGGCCTGTCCCGGGCCGAGCTGGAAGACAAGTTCCAGCGCCTGCTGCAGTTCTCCGGTGCCCGCACCCCGGAGCAGGGCAATGCCTTGATCCGCCGGGTCTGGGCCCTGCGGGACGCTGCCGACCTCAACTCACTGCTCTGA
- a CDS encoding acyl-CoA dehydrogenase family protein, whose product MTPHDTEELNAIREGVRALCAEFDAAYWRGIDERKGFPEAFVKALTEAGWLAAMIPAEYGGSGLGLAEASVILEEVNRCGGNSGTVHGQMYNMFTLLRHGSQAQKHYYLPKLASGELRLQSMGVTEPTTGTDTTKIKTTAIRRGDKYVINGQKVWISRIQHSDLMILLARTTPLAEVRKKSEGMSIFLVDLRQAIGNGLTVQPIANMVNHETNELFFDNLELPADSLIGEEGKGFKYILDGLNAERTLIAAECIGDGRWFIDKASAYARDRVVFGRPIGQNQGVQFPIAEAHIEIEAADLMRWRACEEYDSGGNAGASANMAKYLAAKASWEAANACLQTHGGFGFACEYDVERKFRETRLYQVAPISTNLILSYVAEHLLELPRSF is encoded by the coding sequence ATGACCCCCCATGACACTGAAGAACTCAATGCCATCCGTGAAGGCGTGCGTGCCCTGTGCGCCGAATTCGACGCCGCCTACTGGCGCGGCATCGATGAGCGCAAGGGCTTCCCGGAAGCCTTCGTCAAGGCCCTGACCGAGGCCGGCTGGCTGGCGGCGATGATCCCTGCCGAGTACGGCGGCTCCGGCCTGGGGCTGGCCGAAGCCTCGGTGATCCTCGAAGAGGTGAACCGCTGCGGCGGCAACTCCGGCACCGTGCACGGGCAGATGTACAACATGTTCACCCTGCTGCGCCACGGCAGCCAGGCGCAGAAGCACTACTACCTGCCCAAGCTCGCCAGCGGCGAACTGCGCCTGCAATCGATGGGCGTCACCGAGCCCACCACCGGCACCGACACCACCAAGATCAAGACCACTGCCATCCGCCGCGGCGACAAGTACGTGATCAACGGGCAGAAGGTGTGGATCTCGCGCATTCAGCATTCCGACCTGATGATCCTGCTGGCCCGCACCACGCCGCTGGCCGAGGTGCGCAAGAAGTCCGAAGGCATGTCGATCTTCCTGGTGGACCTGCGCCAGGCCATCGGCAACGGCCTGACCGTGCAGCCCATTGCCAACATGGTCAACCACGAGACCAACGAGCTGTTCTTCGACAACCTGGAGCTGCCCGCCGACAGCCTGATCGGCGAGGAGGGCAAGGGCTTCAAGTACATCCTCGACGGCCTCAACGCCGAGCGCACGCTGATCGCCGCCGAATGCATCGGCGATGGCCGCTGGTTCATCGACAAGGCCAGCGCCTATGCCCGCGACCGGGTGGTGTTCGGCCGGCCCATCGGCCAGAACCAGGGCGTGCAGTTCCCGATTGCCGAGGCCCATATCGAGATCGAGGCCGCCGACCTGATGCGCTGGCGCGCCTGCGAGGAATACGACAGCGGGGGCAACGCCGGGGCCAGCGCCAACATGGCCAAGTACCTGGCGGCCAAGGCTTCCTGGGAAGCGGCCAACGCCTGCCTGCAGACCCACGGCGGCTTCGGCTTTGCCTGCGAGTACGACGTCGAGCGCAAATTCCGCGAGACCCGGCTGTACCAGGTGGCGCCGATCTCCACCAACCTGATCCTGTCCTACGTCGCCGAGCATTTGCTGGAGCTGCCCCGCAGCTTCTAA